From the genome of Pelomonas sp. SE-A7, one region includes:
- a CDS encoding AI-2E family transporter codes for MKLSHRQRLTLAWIGLALVGLALIWLLKPVLAPFIAAAVLAYALQPLVERLTRRRVPRVLAVALVEVGAVLVLLAIALLIVPILSKELPLLREQIPVLAQQANTHLAPWLKQFGIQVSLDVPSIKAFVLKYLDANLEDWLGTALSSARIGGSLLLTLVGNLVLLPVVVFYVLNDWPQLVERAWSLVPPRFREPVGGFLSECDQMLGQYLRGQLMVMAALAVFYSVGLALAGFDLALPIGVFTGLAVFIPYLGFGLGLLLALLAGVLQFASLYGVLAVAVVFGLGQLVEGFFLTPRLVGERIGLSPLMVIFALLAFGHLFGFVGVLIALPLSALGVVAWRRTRNAYLDSPLYQG; via the coding sequence ATGAAACTCAGCCATCGCCAACGCCTGACCCTGGCCTGGATAGGCCTGGCCCTGGTCGGCCTGGCGCTGATCTGGCTGCTCAAGCCGGTGCTCGCCCCGTTCATCGCGGCGGCCGTCCTGGCCTACGCGCTGCAGCCGCTGGTCGAAAGGCTGACCCGCCGCCGCGTGCCGCGCGTGTTGGCCGTGGCACTGGTCGAGGTAGGGGCGGTGCTGGTGCTGCTGGCTATTGCGCTGCTGATCGTGCCCATCCTGAGCAAGGAGCTGCCGCTGCTGCGCGAGCAGATCCCCGTGCTTGCCCAGCAAGCCAATACCCATCTCGCGCCCTGGCTCAAGCAGTTCGGCATCCAGGTTTCGCTCGACGTGCCCAGCATCAAGGCCTTCGTGCTGAAGTATCTGGACGCCAATCTGGAAGACTGGCTGGGCACGGCGCTGAGCTCGGCCCGCATCGGCGGCAGCCTGCTGCTGACTCTGGTGGGCAATCTGGTGCTGCTGCCGGTGGTGGTGTTCTATGTGCTGAACGACTGGCCCCAACTGGTCGAACGGGCCTGGAGCCTGGTGCCACCGCGCTTTCGCGAGCCGGTCGGCGGCTTTCTGTCCGAATGCGACCAGATGCTGGGCCAGTACCTGCGCGGCCAGCTGATGGTGATGGCGGCACTGGCGGTCTTCTACAGCGTGGGTCTGGCGCTGGCTGGGTTCGACCTGGCCCTGCCGATTGGCGTGTTCACCGGCCTGGCCGTCTTCATTCCCTACCTGGGCTTCGGCCTGGGCCTGCTGCTGGCCCTGCTGGCCGGCGTGCTGCAGTTCGCCAGCCTGTACGGCGTGCTGGCCGTGGCCGTGGTCTTTGGCCTGGGGCAACTGGTCGAGGGCTTTTTCCTGACACCGCGACTGGTCGGCGAGCGCATAGGCCTGTCGCCGCTGATGGTGATCTTTGCGCTGCTGGCCTTTGGCCATTTGTTCGGCTTCGTCGGCGTGCTGATAGCGTTGCCGCTGAGTGCCCTGGGGGTCGTGGCCTGGCGCCGCACCCGCAATGCCTATCTGGACAGTCCGCTGTACCAGGGCTGA
- the hda gene encoding DnaA regulatory inactivator Hda, whose translation MLKQIPLAIAPDPEFTFDNFVPGANSGLLAQLRQLAVGAPPVFLWGPPGSGKTHCLRALAQAWQTAGAQVGWYDADTILPWDLPAQPSLLLLDDCDRFDAGQQHAAFTLFVEAATQGLAVVAAGSAPPVDLELREDLRTRLGWGPTFALQPLSEAETRSALRREADRRGIFLGDEVMDYLLTRFARDLKHLMKLLDRLDEFALAHKRAVTVPLLRQMLADESPQDSTPAP comes from the coding sequence TTGTTGAAGCAGATTCCGCTGGCCATCGCGCCTGATCCCGAGTTCACCTTCGATAACTTCGTGCCCGGTGCCAACTCCGGCCTGCTGGCTCAGCTGCGCCAGCTGGCTGTGGGGGCGCCGCCGGTCTTCCTCTGGGGCCCGCCGGGCAGCGGCAAGACCCATTGCCTGCGTGCCCTGGCCCAGGCCTGGCAGACCGCGGGCGCCCAGGTCGGCTGGTACGACGCCGACACCATCCTGCCATGGGACCTGCCGGCTCAACCTTCGCTGCTGCTGCTCGACGACTGCGACCGCTTCGATGCCGGCCAGCAGCATGCGGCCTTCACCTTGTTCGTCGAGGCGGCCACCCAGGGCCTGGCCGTGGTCGCTGCCGGTTCGGCGCCACCGGTGGACCTGGAACTGCGCGAGGACCTGCGGACCCGGCTCGGCTGGGGTCCGACCTTTGCGCTGCAGCCGCTGTCGGAGGCCGAAACCCGTTCCGCCCTGCGCCGGGAGGCTGACCGCCGTGGCATCTTCCTGGGCGACGAGGTGATGGACTACCTGCTGACCCGCTTCGCCCGCGATCTCAAGCACCTGATGAAGTTGCTAGATCGGCTGGACGAGTTCGCCCTGGCCCACAAGCGGGCCGTGACCGTGCCCCTGCTGCGCCAGATGCTGGCCGACGAGAGCCCTCAAGATTCCACACCCGCCCCATGA
- a CDS encoding HAD family hydrolase, translated as MNLTLFDLDGTLIPQDSDHAFGEFMVRIGWADGAAWAARNDEFYAQYQRGELDVDAYIEFATSVWRSREPAEAEAARVRFMAEVMAPLMRDNARALVRQHQDAGDLVAVVTATNEFVTAPIAAAFGVEHLIAVRLQRDAAGRYTGHIDGVPSFQAGKISRVRDWLAEQGKSWQDFERISFYSDSTNDLPLLEQVSHPVATNPTPALEAVARERGWPILKLFA; from the coding sequence ATGAACCTGACCCTGTTCGACCTCGACGGCACCCTGATCCCGCAGGATTCCGACCATGCCTTCGGCGAGTTCATGGTCCGCATAGGCTGGGCCGACGGCGCCGCCTGGGCGGCCCGCAATGACGAGTTCTACGCCCAGTACCAGCGGGGCGAGCTGGATGTCGATGCCTATATCGAATTCGCCACCTCGGTCTGGCGTTCGCGGGAGCCGGCCGAGGCCGAGGCCGCCCGGGTCCGCTTCATGGCCGAGGTGATGGCGCCGCTGATGCGCGACAATGCGCGCGCCCTGGTGCGCCAGCATCAAGACGCAGGGGACCTGGTGGCCGTAGTCACCGCGACCAACGAGTTCGTCACGGCGCCCATCGCGGCGGCCTTCGGTGTCGAACACCTGATCGCGGTGCGGCTGCAGCGCGATGCGGCCGGCCGCTATACCGGCCACATCGACGGTGTGCCTTCGTTCCAGGCCGGCAAGATCAGCCGGGTGCGTGATTGGCTGGCAGAGCAGGGCAAGTCCTGGCAGGACTTCGAGCGGATCAGCTTCTATAGCGATTCGACCAATGACCTGCCGCTGCTGGAACAAGTCAGCCACCCGGTGGCGACCAACCCGACGCCGGCGCTGGAGGCGGTTGCCCGCGAGCGCGGTTGGCCCATTCTGAAACTCTTCGCATGA
- the pcnB gene encoding polynucleotide adenylyltransferase PcnB, protein MIKKFIDKLLGKPANGTPKLGKRVEIQAAEHGIDPQLLDERAVRVVQTLTEAGHEAYIVGGAVRDLLLGQRPKDFDVATDATPEQVKSLFRRAFIIGRRFRIVHVVYGRGREHEVIEVSTFRALPTAEGAEQVTGNEKTSKAELAGKAHVVDAEGRVLRDNVWGPQIEDAARRDFTVNAMYYEPQRQVVVDYHGGLADARKHVLRMIGDPATRYREDPVRLIRAVRFAAKLGFELEAKTKAPVKASVPLLANVPASRLFDEMIKLLQTGHSLASLEQLRKLGLARGVFPILDAMLDADGNLPAGTRGNFVRQAFEDTDRRVAEGRGVSPSFMLACMLWHEVLDRWTKAREAGEPAIPALQQAIDAAFDARIGDISGRGKLAADMREIWMMQPRFERRSGSGVFSLVEQPRYRAGFDFLRLRADVGEVDPALADWWEDFALGSDEEREALLADAREKDSKQRRVAKPQPRKDSQQSPAAAKPTDDELGGEEGGSAPAKKRRRRRRPSGARRAEGAGGTPSQD, encoded by the coding sequence ATGATCAAGAAATTCATCGACAAGCTGCTGGGCAAGCCCGCCAACGGGACCCCCAAGCTGGGCAAGCGGGTCGAGATCCAGGCCGCCGAGCATGGCATCGACCCCCAGTTGCTGGACGAGCGCGCCGTGCGCGTGGTGCAGACGCTGACCGAGGCGGGGCATGAGGCCTACATCGTCGGCGGCGCGGTGCGCGACCTGCTGCTGGGCCAGCGGCCCAAGGATTTCGACGTGGCCACCGATGCCACGCCCGAGCAGGTCAAGAGCCTGTTCCGGCGCGCCTTCATCATCGGCCGGCGCTTCCGCATCGTCCATGTGGTCTATGGCCGCGGTCGCGAGCATGAGGTGATCGAGGTCTCGACTTTCCGGGCTCTGCCCACGGCCGAAGGCGCCGAGCAGGTCACCGGCAACGAGAAGACCTCCAAGGCCGAACTGGCCGGCAAGGCCCATGTGGTGGACGCCGAAGGCCGGGTGCTGCGCGACAACGTCTGGGGCCCGCAGATCGAGGATGCTGCTCGCCGTGACTTCACGGTCAACGCCATGTACTACGAACCCCAGCGCCAGGTGGTGGTGGATTATCACGGCGGCCTGGCCGATGCCCGCAAGCACGTGTTGCGCATGATTGGCGACCCGGCAACGCGCTATCGCGAGGACCCGGTGCGCCTGATCCGTGCCGTGCGCTTTGCCGCCAAGCTGGGCTTCGAGCTGGAGGCCAAGACCAAGGCGCCGGTCAAGGCCAGCGTGCCCTTGCTGGCCAATGTGCCGGCCTCGCGCCTGTTCGACGAGATGATCAAGCTGCTGCAGACCGGCCATTCGCTGGCGAGCCTGGAGCAGTTGCGCAAGCTGGGCCTGGCCCGCGGCGTCTTCCCCATACTGGATGCGATGCTGGATGCCGATGGCAATCTGCCGGCCGGCACCCGCGGCAACTTCGTCCGCCAGGCTTTCGAGGACACGGACCGCCGGGTGGCCGAGGGCCGTGGCGTTTCGCCCAGCTTCATGCTGGCCTGCATGCTTTGGCACGAGGTGCTGGACCGCTGGACCAAGGCCCGTGAGGCTGGCGAGCCGGCCATCCCGGCCCTGCAGCAGGCGATTGATGCCGCATTCGATGCGCGCATCGGCGACATCTCGGGCCGCGGCAAGCTGGCGGCGGATATGCGCGAGATCTGGATGATGCAGCCGCGCTTCGAGCGCCGCAGCGGCAGCGGGGTGTTCAGCCTGGTCGAGCAGCCTCGCTACCGCGCCGGCTTCGACTTCCTGCGGCTGCGGGCCGATGTTGGCGAGGTCGATCCGGCCCTGGCCGACTGGTGGGAGGATTTCGCCCTCGGCAGCGATGAGGAGCGCGAGGCGCTGCTGGCCGATGCCCGCGAGAAGGACAGCAAGCAGCGCCGGGTCGCCAAGCCCCAGCCGCGCAAGGATTCCCAGCAGTCGCCGGCCGCCGCAAAGCCGACTGATGACGAGCTGGGCGGCGAGGAGGGCGGCAGTGCGCCGGCCAAGAAGCGCCGCCGCCGTCGTCGCCCCTCCGGTGCGCGCCGTGCTGAAGGCGCGGGCGGCACCCCCAGCCAAGACTGA
- the folK gene encoding 2-amino-4-hydroxy-6-hydroxymethyldihydropteridine diphosphokinase gives MSELAYIGLGANLGDTRLALEQALAALAALPDTRLLAVSGAYRSAPVDAGGPDFLNAVALLETRLTPETLLDALLAIELEQGRERPYRHAPRTLDLDLLLQGQARVETARLSLPHPRLHLRAFVLQPLLELSPDLQIPELGNLRSHLAATDGQAIERLPITLSPVPRMTR, from the coding sequence ATGAGCGAGCTCGCCTACATTGGCCTGGGCGCCAATCTGGGCGATACCCGGCTGGCGCTGGAACAGGCGCTGGCGGCACTCGCGGCCTTGCCTGACACAAGGCTGCTAGCCGTCTCGGGCGCCTACCGCAGTGCGCCTGTCGATGCCGGTGGCCCGGACTTCCTCAATGCCGTGGCCCTGCTCGAAACCCGGCTGACACCCGAAACCCTGCTTGATGCCTTGTTGGCCATCGAGCTGGAGCAGGGGCGCGAACGGCCCTATCGCCATGCGCCCCGCACCCTGGATCTGGACCTGCTGTTGCAGGGCCAGGCCCGTGTCGAAACGGCCAGGCTGAGCCTGCCGCACCCACGGCTCCACCTGCGCGCCTTTGTGCTTCAGCCCCTGCTGGAGCTGTCGCCCGACTTGCAGATCCCGGAATTGGGGAATCTTCGGTCCCATCTGGCGGCGACGGACGGGCAGGCTATTGAACGCCTCCCGATTACACTCTCGCCCGTGCCGCGCATGACGCGGTGA
- a CDS encoding DUF47 domain-containing protein: MFFGKLLPREGNFFELFNQHGTQIVEGARAFMLMIQNYGDATLREKYAAEVDSAEHQADRITAEVNRLLHRTFITPIDREQIHGLINAMDDILDLLQDSSETMSLYDVRSIPEEVLRLGDLSAKCCERVQHAVTLLSKLSEPKTAEAAIKTCEEIDKLESDADRVMRAAMSKLFREQDDVRELIKLKAIYEQLESISDRCEDVANLIEGIVLENS, translated from the coding sequence ATGTTCTTTGGCAAGCTGCTGCCCCGCGAGGGCAATTTTTTCGAGCTGTTCAATCAGCATGGAACCCAGATCGTCGAAGGCGCGCGCGCCTTTATGCTGATGATCCAGAATTACGGCGACGCCACGCTGCGTGAGAAGTACGCGGCCGAGGTGGATTCCGCGGAGCACCAGGCCGACCGCATCACCGCCGAGGTGAACCGCCTGCTGCACCGCACGTTCATCACGCCCATCGACCGCGAGCAGATCCATGGTCTGATCAATGCGATGGATGACATCCTGGACCTGCTGCAGGACTCCAGCGAGACCATGTCGCTGTACGACGTGCGCTCCATCCCCGAGGAAGTGCTGCGGCTGGGCGACCTGTCGGCCAAGTGCTGCGAGCGCGTCCAGCATGCCGTGACCCTGCTGTCCAAGCTCAGCGAGCCCAAGACGGCCGAGGCCGCCATCAAGACCTGCGAGGAAATCGACAAGCTGGAAAGCGATGCGGATCGCGTGATGCGTGCCGCCATGTCCAAGCTGTTCCGCGAGCAGGACGACGTGCGCGAGCTGATCAAGCTGAAGGCGATCTACGAACAGCTGGAATCGATCTCGGACCGCTGCGAAGACGTGGCCAACCTGATCGAGGGCATCGTCCTCGAGAACTCCTGA
- a CDS encoding inorganic phosphate transporter, which produces MESVQVALWVVTLLVVLAVMFDFMNGFHDAANSIATVVSTGVLKPQQAVLFAAFFNFVVIFGMSNYGVAATVGKGFVQAGVVDHHVVFGALVGALTWNVITWWYGIPSSSSHALMGGIVGAVIAKSGASALIASGIMRTVAFIVVSPLLGFILGSLLMVAVAWIFRRTPPLKVDGWFRRLQLVSAGLYSAGHGSNDAQKTIGIIWMLLIATGHVSADAKAPPAWVIWACFAAIGAGTMFGGWRIVKTMGQKITKLKPVGGFCAETGGAMTLFLASAMGIPVSTTHTITGAIVGVGSVQRVSAVRWGVAGNIVWAWIFTIPASAFMAGVCYWLSFTMF; this is translated from the coding sequence ATGGAATCGGTACAGGTTGCCCTGTGGGTCGTCACGCTGCTGGTCGTGCTGGCAGTGATGTTCGACTTCATGAACGGCTTTCACGACGCGGCGAACTCGATCGCCACGGTGGTTTCCACCGGCGTGCTGAAGCCGCAGCAGGCGGTGCTGTTTGCCGCCTTCTTCAACTTCGTGGTCATCTTCGGGATGAGCAACTACGGGGTGGCTGCCACGGTCGGCAAGGGCTTCGTCCAGGCTGGCGTGGTTGACCATCACGTGGTGTTCGGCGCCCTGGTCGGCGCATTGACCTGGAACGTGATCACCTGGTGGTACGGCATCCCTTCGAGCTCCTCCCATGCGCTGATGGGCGGCATCGTGGGCGCCGTGATCGCCAAGTCCGGTGCCAGCGCCCTGATCGCCTCTGGCATCATGCGCACGGTCGCCTTCATCGTGGTGTCGCCGCTGCTCGGCTTCATCCTGGGCTCGCTGCTGATGGTGGCGGTGGCCTGGATCTTCCGCCGCACGCCGCCCTTGAAGGTGGACGGCTGGTTCCGTCGCTTGCAGCTGGTTTCGGCCGGCCTCTACAGCGCCGGCCACGGCAGCAATGACGCGCAGAAGACCATAGGCATCATCTGGATGCTGCTGATCGCCACCGGCCATGTGTCGGCCGATGCCAAGGCACCGCCCGCCTGGGTGATCTGGGCCTGCTTCGCTGCCATCGGCGCGGGCACCATGTTCGGCGGCTGGCGCATCGTCAAGACCATGGGACAGAAGATCACCAAGCTCAAGCCGGTCGGCGGTTTCTGCGCCGAGACCGGTGGCGCGATGACCCTGTTCCTGGCCTCGGCCATGGGCATCCCGGTCTCGACCACGCACACGATCACCGGCGCCATCGTCGGTGTGGGTTCGGTGCAGCGCGTGTCGGCCGTCCGCTGGGGCGTGGCCGGCAACATCGTCTGGGCCTGGATCTTCACGATCCCGGCGTCGGCCTTCATGGCCGGCGTCTGCTACTGGCTCAGCTTCACGATGTTCTGA
- a CDS encoding GNAT family N-acetyltransferase: protein MSTEISSTPTATGLLIRPSTEADLSAIQAIYQHAVLHGTGTFETEAPDVAEMARRRGEVLGRGLPYLVAESQGRILGYAYANYFRPRLAYRFCLEDSIYLHPDSQGLGIGKLMLAELIARCEALGARQMLAVIGDSQNRGSIGVHRALGFEDTGILKSSGWKFGRWLDVVLMQRQLGQGDGNSPEAPKP, encoded by the coding sequence ATGAGTACAGAAATCTCTTCTACGCCCACCGCAACCGGCCTGCTGATACGCCCCAGCACCGAGGCCGACCTGTCCGCCATCCAGGCGATCTACCAGCATGCCGTGCTTCATGGCACGGGCACTTTCGAGACCGAAGCGCCCGACGTCGCCGAAATGGCTCGCCGTCGCGGCGAAGTCCTGGGGCGCGGCCTGCCCTACCTGGTGGCAGAGAGCCAGGGCCGAATCCTGGGCTACGCCTACGCCAACTACTTCCGCCCTCGCCTGGCCTACCGCTTCTGCCTGGAAGATTCGATCTACCTGCATCCGGACAGCCAAGGCCTGGGCATAGGCAAGCTGATGCTGGCCGAGCTGATCGCCCGTTGCGAGGCGCTGGGCGCCCGGCAGATGCTGGCCGTGATCGGCGACTCGCAGAACCGCGGATCGATTGGGGTCCATCGCGCCCTGGGATTCGAGGACACCGGCATCCTCAAGAGCTCGGGCTGGAAGTTCGGCCGCTGGCTCGACGTGGTGCTGATGCAGCGCCAGCTGGGTCAAGGCGATGGCAACTCTCCCGAGGCGCCGAAACCATGA
- the rpsP gene encoding 30S ribosomal protein S16: MVVIRMARGGSKKRPFYNIVVANSQNRRDGRFIERVGFYNPVASGAAESLRVALDRVSYWTGVGAQLSPAVARLVDVATKKATA, encoded by the coding sequence ATGGTTGTGATTCGTATGGCACGTGGCGGCTCCAAGAAGCGCCCCTTCTACAACATCGTCGTGGCCAACAGCCAGAACCGCCGTGACGGCCGCTTCATCGAGCGCGTGGGTTTCTACAACCCCGTCGCCTCCGGTGCTGCCGAGTCGCTGCGCGTCGCTCTGGACCGCGTCAGCTACTGGACCGGTGTCGGCGCCCAGCTGTCGCCCGCCGTCGCCCGCCTGGTCGACGTCGCCACCAAGAAGGCTACCGCCTAA
- the rimM gene encoding ribosome maturation factor RimM (Essential for efficient processing of 16S rRNA): MSDAERKPEPTPLEGGWPADAIEVGRLLDAWGIKGWIKVQAYSNDAQALFSSRRWFLKPAETTLPTAKAQPVPPLLKILSVRDHGDGIVANVEGVSDRNAAEALRGARIFISRAAFPKADPDEFYWVDLIGLNVVNRQGEALGEVIGLLDTGPHSVLRIAPPGLQAPLKPDQEKLIPFVSAFVDDVDLAERRISVDWGLDF, translated from the coding sequence GTGTCCGACGCCGAACGCAAGCCTGAGCCGACCCCTCTCGAAGGTGGTTGGCCGGCTGACGCAATCGAAGTCGGACGCCTGCTAGACGCCTGGGGCATCAAGGGCTGGATCAAGGTCCAGGCCTATTCAAACGATGCCCAGGCGCTCTTCTCGTCGCGGCGCTGGTTCCTGAAGCCCGCCGAGACGACGCTGCCGACGGCCAAGGCCCAGCCTGTGCCGCCGCTGCTCAAGATTCTTTCTGTCCGTGACCACGGCGATGGCATTGTTGCCAACGTCGAAGGCGTCTCGGATCGCAACGCCGCCGAGGCGCTGCGCGGCGCACGCATCTTCATCTCGCGTGCTGCCTTTCCCAAAGCTGATCCCGACGAGTTCTATTGGGTCGACCTGATCGGTCTCAATGTCGTCAACCGCCAAGGCGAGGCCTTGGGCGAGGTCATAGGTCTGCTCGATACAGGCCCGCATTCCGTGCTGCGAATCGCACCGCCAGGCCTGCAGGCGCCGCTCAAGCCCGACCAGGAAAAGCTCATCCCCTTCGTGTCGGCCTTTGTTGATGACGTGGACTTGGCCGAGCGACGCATCAGCGTCGACTGGGGCCTGGATTTCTAA
- the trmD gene encoding tRNA (guanosine(37)-N1)-methyltransferase TrmD → MRFDLITLFPELFGPHLASGVTRRAFESRQVDVQLWQLRDFAEDNYRRVDDRPFGGGPGMVMLVEPLERALAAAKAARAEAQVDAGAAPAVIHFSPTGRRMDQALMQELAAGAGGILICGRYEGIDQRFLDRHVTLELSLGDFVLSGGELPALALLDGIARLQPGVLNDAASHQQDSFSDGLLDCPHYSRPELLSGLPDQAEDLQVPPVLLSGHHAEIARWRRERSLERTQALRPDLIVAARAAGRLSRKDEAFLQALQTRSGGA, encoded by the coding sequence ATGCGCTTCGATCTGATCACCCTGTTTCCCGAGTTGTTCGGACCGCATCTGGCCAGCGGTGTGACTCGTCGCGCCTTCGAGAGTCGTCAAGTCGATGTGCAGCTCTGGCAACTGCGGGACTTCGCCGAGGACAACTACCGCCGTGTCGACGACCGCCCCTTCGGCGGCGGGCCCGGCATGGTGATGTTGGTCGAGCCGCTGGAGCGCGCCCTCGCTGCTGCCAAGGCTGCGCGGGCCGAAGCGCAAGTCGATGCAGGTGCTGCCCCAGCTGTCATTCATTTCAGTCCGACCGGCCGACGCATGGACCAGGCCCTGATGCAGGAATTAGCGGCAGGGGCAGGAGGCATCCTGATCTGCGGCCGTTATGAAGGCATAGACCAGCGGTTCCTCGATCGACACGTAACGCTGGAGCTGAGTCTGGGCGATTTCGTTCTGTCTGGTGGCGAATTGCCTGCGCTGGCCCTCTTGGACGGCATCGCCCGTTTGCAGCCCGGTGTTCTGAATGATGCGGCTTCGCACCAGCAAGACAGCTTCTCGGATGGGCTCCTCGACTGCCCTCACTACAGCCGGCCGGAACTGCTGAGCGGTCTGCCGGACCAGGCTGAGGACTTGCAGGTTCCTCCGGTACTGCTGTCCGGCCACCATGCCGAGATTGCCCGCTGGCGCCGGGAGCGCTCCCTGGAGCGCACGCAGGCTCTGCGGCCCGATCTGATCGTGGCGGCCAGGGCGGCAGGGCGCCTGAGCCGCAAGGACGAGGCCTTTCTGCAGGCGCTGCAGACCCGATCTGGCGGGGCCTGA
- the rplS gene encoding 50S ribosomal protein L19: protein MDLIQTLEQEEIARLNKTIPAFAPGDTVIVSVNVVEGSRKRVQAYEGVVIAKRNRGLNSSFIVRKISSGEGVERTFQLYSPLIASIEVKRRGDVRRAKLYYLRDRSGKSARIKEKLA, encoded by the coding sequence ATGGACCTGATCCAAACCCTTGAGCAAGAAGAAATTGCTCGCCTGAACAAGACCATCCCGGCCTTCGCCCCTGGCGACACCGTGATCGTCAGCGTCAACGTCGTCGAAGGCAGCCGCAAGCGCGTCCAGGCCTACGAAGGCGTCGTGATCGCCAAGCGCAACCGCGGCCTGAACAGCAGCTTCATCGTCCGCAAGATCTCGAGCGGCGAAGGCGTTGAGCGCACGTTCCAGCTGTACAGCCCGCTGATCGCTTCGATCGAAGTCAAGCGCCGTGGCGATGTCCGCCGTGCCAAGCTGTACTACCTGCGCGACCGCTCGGGCAAGTCGGCTCGCATCAAGGAAAAGTTGGCCTAA
- a CDS encoding CoA pyrophosphatase has translation MTRPAILNPQAVPVTAVDGHLPAVADGSLTPASLRERFASPPSWQVEIPGDGGLFANRPPAAAAVLVPLVMHEQGLHLLLTRRTDHLRDHAGQISFPGGRVEPEDGNAIATALRETEEEIGLAGRNIEVIGELPVYVTVTGFHVTPVVALVQPDIELQLDAFEVAEAFEVPLAFLMNPANHRRHRFEYAGGERSFLSMPWTSLDEQGLPREYFIWGATAAMLRNFYRFLSA, from the coding sequence ATGACTCGTCCCGCCATCCTCAATCCCCAAGCCGTTCCGGTGACAGCGGTTGATGGCCATCTGCCCGCGGTGGCCGATGGGTCGCTGACTCCGGCATCGCTGCGCGAGCGCTTTGCCTCCCCGCCGTCCTGGCAGGTCGAAATCCCTGGCGATGGCGGCTTGTTTGCCAACCGACCGCCGGCCGCTGCCGCTGTGCTGGTGCCTTTGGTGATGCATGAGCAGGGCCTGCATCTGCTGCTGACACGCCGGACCGACCATCTGCGTGACCATGCCGGCCAGATCAGCTTCCCCGGTGGCCGTGTCGAGCCCGAGGACGGCAATGCGATTGCTACGGCGCTGCGCGAGACCGAGGAAGAAATCGGCCTGGCAGGCCGCAATATCGAGGTGATCGGCGAACTGCCGGTCTATGTGACCGTGACAGGCTTTCACGTGACGCCGGTCGTCGCCCTGGTCCAACCCGACATCGAATTGCAGCTCGATGCGTTTGAAGTGGCCGAGGCCTTCGAGGTGCCCTTGGCGTTCCTGATGAATCCGGCCAACCATCGTCGTCATCGCTTCGAATACGCCGGCGGCGAGCGCAGCTTCCTGTCCATGCCCTGGACCAGCCTCGACGAACAGGGCCTGCCACGCGAGTACTTCATCTGGGGTGCGACGGCCGCGATGCTGCGCAATTTCTACCGCTTCCTCTCAGCCTGA
- a CDS encoding CobD/CbiB family protein, whose translation MNFFAVLFALLVEQLKPLPHGNKVHDGVIAWVRWTGRNFDAGREHHATVVWTITAVGPALLAAIIHIAIRQFSEVLALAFTVLTLYLTLGFRQFSHYFTDIRDALERGDELEARRLLSAWRHLDASELPRTELLRHVVEHSLLAAHRHVFGVFFWFVVLSTVGLGPAGAVLYRMAEFASRYWAFKSRTTDAPTNERLMQLSRQLFGWVDHVPARLTATGFAIVGNFEEAVNGWRRDASLWMHANEGIILASAAGALGIQLGGRAAPGVTPDRSKTFESGGDSDATGAAGSTPGTPLQLGHLQSVVGLVWRSVVLWMLLLALLTLANLVG comes from the coding sequence ATGAACTTTTTTGCGGTCCTGTTTGCGCTGCTGGTCGAGCAGCTGAAGCCTCTGCCCCACGGAAACAAGGTCCACGACGGCGTGATCGCCTGGGTGCGCTGGACCGGCCGCAATTTCGACGCGGGTCGTGAACACCATGCCACCGTGGTCTGGACCATCACGGCCGTCGGCCCGGCGCTGCTGGCCGCGATCATCCACATCGCGATCCGTCAGTTCAGCGAGGTGCTGGCCCTCGCGTTCACCGTGCTGACGCTCTACCTGACGCTGGGCTTCCGCCAGTTCAGCCACTACTTCACCGACATCCGTGACGCGCTGGAGCGAGGCGACGAGCTGGAGGCGCGACGCCTGCTCTCGGCCTGGCGGCACCTGGATGCCAGCGAGCTGCCGCGTACCGAGCTGCTGCGCCATGTGGTCGAGCATTCGCTGCTGGCCGCGCACCGCCATGTGTTCGGCGTGTTCTTCTGGTTCGTCGTGCTGTCCACCGTGGGCCTGGGCCCGGCCGGTGCCGTGCTCTATCGCATGGCCGAGTTCGCCAGCCGCTACTGGGCCTTCAAGAGCCGCACCACCGATGCACCGACCAATGAGCGGCTGATGCAGCTCTCGCGCCAGCTGTTCGGCTGGGTTGATCACGTGCCGGCCCGGCTCACGGCCACTGGTTTCGCCATCGTCGGCAATTTCGAGGAAGCGGTGAACGGCTGGCGCCGCGATGCCAGTCTCTGGATGCATGCCAACGAGGGCATCATCCTCGCTTCGGCGGCGGGTGCCCTGGGCATACAGCTGGGTGGCCGCGCGGCACCCGGCGTGACGCCGGATCGCAGCAAGACCTTCGAATCCGGCGGCGACAGCGACGCCACGGGCGCGGCCGGCTCAACGCCGGGCACGCCGCTGCAACTGGGCCATCTGCAAAGCGTGGTGGGCCTGGTCTGGCGTTCGGTGGTGCTGTGGATGCTGTTGCTGGCCTTGCTGACCTTGGCCAATCTGGTCGGTTGA